AATGCTGATTGGCTCGTTGGATTGAACGTGACGCGGGCTTTGACAGTCAAATACCAAGATAATCTCTCAGCCGGTCGGGTCCAAACGCCAACGCTTGCGCTTGTGGCTAAACAAGAAGAAAAGATCGCCCGTTTTATCCCCCAAAAATATTTTATTTTGAGTTTAGAAGCTTTGGGTAAGACGGCTAAATTAAGTCAAAAAGATCCCCAAGCGTTTAAAACTAGAGCACAAGTCGAAGAAAAACTCCAAGCTTTACAAAAGCAACAAGGGAAGGTCACAAAGATCAGCTTCAAAGAAAAAACGATCCCTGCACCTTTACCTTACGATCTGACAGAATTACAACGTGTCGCTAATGAACGCTATGGTTACTCAGCTAAAAAGACGCTTTCTTTAGTGCAAAGTTTATATGAGATCCACAAAGTCGTCTCTTATCCGCGGACAGACAGTAAATATTTATCAAATGATCTAAAGAGTACTTTAAAAGAGCGCTTGCGGGCACTTTCTGGGATGTTTCCTGAAGCAAAAGAATATCTTGGCCAAGCTAAAGTCGTGCAAAAGAAAGCGTTCAATGATGCTAAAGTGACTGATCACCATGCCTTGATCCCAACTGAGCAAAGTCCTGATTTCAGTAAACTCTCAAGTGATGAACATCGGATCTACGGCTTGATCGCGCAGCGCTTTTTAGGGTTATTTACGCCAGCTTATCGCGAAAAGCAAGAAAAAGTCACAGTCAATTTTGGAAGCGATACTTTTATTTTTATCCAAACACAAGTCCTTGAAGCAGGCTGGAAAGAGACGACTACAGAACAAGAGCAAAACGTCGCCTTTAGAGAAGGAGCGGTGATCGCACCGAACTTTAGTTTTAAAGAAGCGTTGACGACACCACCAAAACCGTTGAGCGAAGGCACGCTTTTAGCACAAATGGAACGGTATAGTTTAGGAACGCCAGCTACCCGAGCTGAGATCATCGAAAAACTCGTCAAGACCGAGTTGATGGAACGCAATAATAACAGTTTACGCGTGACGAAAAAAGGCCAACAGCTCTTAGAACTCGTCAATCCCGAACTCGTTAGTCCAGAATTGACTGCTAAGTGGGAAAAACAACTCGAGCAGATCGCCCAAGGAAAATATGAGAGTAAAGCTTTCTTAGCTGAGATCAGAAACGATACGAAACGCCTTGTCCGTGAAGTCAAAAATAGTGAACAAAAATATCAAGACTTCTCGCTGACTAAAAAGAAGTGTCCTAAGTGTGGAGCTTTCTTGAAAGAAAAGAAAGTACGTGACGGGAAATTACTAGTCTGCACAAACGAAGCTTGTGATTATAAACGACGAGCTGAAGCGAAAGTCTCCAACCACCGCTGTCCTGTTTGTCATAAAAAGATGTTGATCGTGACTGGGAAAAATGGTGATTATTTCCGGTGTAAGTACGATGGCACGACAGAAAAGTTGACCGGTGGGAAAAAACAAAAGAAAAAGATGACTAAGCATGAAGAACGGCGCTTATTAAAGAAGATCAATCAAGATGATGAGCCACAAGAAAGTGCTTTAGCTCAAGCTTTAAAAGCTGCTTTAGGAAAAGAAGATTAAAAAAGTGCGCACGATCAAAGTGCGCACTTTATTTTTTGAGCTAATTTTTAGCGAGAAGTAAAAATTTTAACCATAAGACTTTGTACCAAGCTTGTTTGATATTTTCAGATTGGGATTGAGCCTCGGCGATCTTCTCATCGAGTATTTTTTGTAATTTACGGTAGACCTTTGTATTTACCATCCAGTTGTGGAAGCGCGTCGAAAACTTTGAGAGGCTATAAAAGCCAAGCAGAAAGAAGGGGACTTGCGGAACAACTGGAAGTAAGATACCGATCACTCCAAAGATAAAACTAAAGATCGCAAGGAGCAACCATAAAAGACGTTTTACTTGGTCCAACATTGGATCAACCCTTTCTTGATGACGTGAAATGTATTCCCTTTCGCTGGGTGTTTAACAAAGCATATCACACAATTCATTATTTGTCTTGTAAAATGATATAAATTTTTCTTAAGACTGAAAAACACTTGTTCGTTTAAAGTGAGGTAGTTATAATCAAAAAAGAGAACATGATGGGGGAAGCTATGCTAAAAATGATCAAAACAGATTATCAAAAAGCGTGTGCGTTGTTGCGCAAAGGTCAGCCAAAAGCTGCCCAGCTAAAATTTGAAGCAGTCAGGCAAAGAGATGCGACTTACCGTTCAGTCAATTATTTTTTAGCTAAATGTTTGTATTTGAACGGCGCACCAAAAGATCAGTGTATCGCACTTTTAGAAGCACATTTAGCTTTAAAAGAAGCTAAAAATCAAAAAACAGCTGAGCAACTGTTGCTCAAACTTGATCCATTGCGTCTTCCACCCAAGAAATTGCGTTTCAAATTTGTGCGCTGGGCTAAAAATAAGACACCGATCGCGCAAACTTCAGCCAAAAGATTTCAAAAATACCGCTTTTTCTTGAATGGTCTATCAGAGCTCCAAAAAGAGCAGTTCAGTCAAGGTAAGTGGCAAGAATTTAAAATAAAGACGCTCAAACCGTTACGCTTCAAAGATTATTTAGCTTGTACAGTTGCCGATGAACGGACATATTATCGCAAGTACTTGAAAGATCTTCCGGATGCTTATTTGCGGACTCAGTTCAATGATCATTTAGAAAATGACGAATTTTTCAAACAGCGCTTTGAACGTTCGAAAGTCTTTGCCTTACTCCAAGTACCAGGCTTTAAACGCCAAAAGATCGCCGAACTTTTAACGCTGAACGGACTAAACGATGAAACTGTCCGAAAGCACTTACAAAGTTGTGAAGATCTGATCTACTTGAAAAAAGCAGGCGAAGTCTTACCACTTTCAGCTAAACAAAATTTTGCTGATCCCCAGTTATTAGTCGATTTTGGCTATCTTTGTCCTAAAGAATGCCAGCAAACGCTTCATTTAGCAACTAAGTGTCAATATGAGCGCGAATTCAAGGAATTTTTGCAAAAAAAGACACGAAAAAAATTACCTTTCAAAGCAGAAAAGTTTGCGCCGACTAAAGAACAGATCGCTTTTATCGAATGGCTCAAACAAAGTAAGAGAGCAGTCGTCTCTTTGTTAGGTGTTGGTGGAAGTGGCAAGACGTATACTTTAGGTAAGATCTTAGATAAAGAAAAGGCACTGGCTTTAGCACCGACCCATAAAGCGCGATTGAATCTAGCCGCTAATGGTTTTATGCATAATGATACGCTCCAACATATTTTATATGAACTTGAACAAGGAAATGAGACTTGTTTGACTGATTATGATGTCGTCTTAGTTGATGAAGTTTCGATGGCAACGTTAGAAGATCTAGTACATTTAACTAAAGAAGGCGTCGGGAGCGTACGCTTCATTTTGATCGGCGATGAAAAACAACTCCCGCCAGTGACACAAGATGAAGACGCTTTGAGTGTTTGTGGCGATGCGCTCAAACTCATCAAAGAATATGGACAGTGCTTTTATTTTCGAAAAAATCTTAGATGTACCGTGCAAGCGACGAAAGAATTGATCGCTGCTTGTCGTTCTTGTGACCTAGACTACTTAGCCAAGACGCCATATTTTAAAACAGCGCGCGGTAAAGAGATGATCATTGACAAATACCAGCATCAAAGTTTACAAGAATGCCTGATCTTGGCCTATCGCAATCACACCGTTGGGCTGATCAATCAACAATTTTTTCGGATCTTGAGTAAAAATAAAACAAAAGTCGTTCCGTTTTATTTTCAAAATAATTTTGGGCGAGGTGGTTTTTTTGTCGGAGCTCAAGTCGTCTTTTATCATAACGACGATAGTCACCAAAACTATGGATATTCCAATAGCGAATTTGGAAAGATCGTAGGGCTCGAATTAGAAGGTGCGTTTGAACAACGCTTCGTTTATGTCGAAACTGATGTCAAGCAGTATAAGCTCCCGCTTGAGCGAGCTATAAAAGATCTCTTACTTGCCTATGCCTTGACGATCCATAAAGCTCAAGGAAGTGGTGCTAAACGTGTCTATATTTTAGAACCTGAAAATTACGGTCTCGCCTATACTGCAGTCTCGCGTGCCAAGGAAAGTATCATTTTCGTTGGTTGTGAGCGCGAACAATTGATGGCAGGTCTGCAGCGTCCGACTTTACAAAAGCAAAATGTCTCAATTTAAAACTTTCTTCTTATTTTTAAAAAGTGTTAGAATAGTAGTGTTACTATTAATTTAGAAGGGTGGCGGAATTTTAGATGTTTAATAATTTCTTTTTGAAAGAAGTGCTTGAACATTCATTCAATATTCCTGTGCAAGTAACATATGCAAATGGCAAGACCGAACAGTATGGGGATGGCGAACCGCAAGCAAAAATAACCTTCCACCGAGATATTTCGATGAAAGAACTAGTTCATAATGCTTCTTTGACTTTAGGAGAAGCATATATGGACAAAGAGATCGAGATCGAAGGATCGATCCAAGACTTGATCACCTCAGCTTATGAATCAGCCGGGAGTTTTTTAAATAATAAAAAACTCAAACGCTTTTTGCCTAAGCAATCACATACAGAAACGAAGAGCAAGTCAGATGTTCAAAGTCATTATGACATTGGGAACGACTTTTATCGTCTCTGGTTAGATGAGACAATGACTTATTCATGTGCTTACTTCAAACGACCACAAGATACGCTAGAAGAAGCACAGATCAATAAAGTACACCACATCATCAATAAACTTGACCCTAAGCCTGGAAAAACCTTGCTTGATATCGGTTGTGGTTGGGGCACTTTGATGTTGACTGCTTGTAAAGAATATGACCTTAACGTTGTCGGGATCACTTTAAGTCAAGAACAATACGACTTTGTGAACCGACGCATCAAAGAAGAAGGACTGGAAGAGCGAGCAACCGTTATTTTAGAAGATTATCGTGAATTAAAACATGCACCATTTGATTACATTACAAGTGTTGGAATGTTTGAACATGTCGGCAAAGAAAACTTAGGTGAATATTTCAAAAAGATCTCTGAGTATTTGAAGCCAGATGGGATCGCTTTGATCCACGGGATCACACGCCAACAAGGTGGTGCAGTCAATGCTTGGATCAACAAATATATTTTCCCAGGTGGATATGTCCCAGGTTTAACAGAAAATATCGAACATATTTTAGATGCTGGGATGCAGGTGACAGATCTAGAAACATTACGCCGCCATTATCAAAAAACTTTAGAGATGTGGGACCAAAACTTCCGGCGCGTCTTGCCTGAAGTTCAAAAAACACATGATGAGCGTTTTATTCGCATGTGGGATCTTTATTTGCAAGCTTGTGCAGCTTCTTTTGAATCAGGCAATATCGATGTGATCCAATATTTGATCACCAAAGGGCCAAGTGGCAATAACTTGCCACTGACGCGTGAATATATGTATCAAGCTTAGTTTTAAAGGAAAGTCGCTGTGACTTCCTTTATTAAAGAGTTGAGATCCATCATAACGGGCGCGATCATCAGCAAAGAGTATGTGTTGCGGTCAGAGATTATTATGTGGAAGTAGACAATAAGAGAAAAAATAAATAGTTAAAAAGATGGGGCTGGGAAAAAACTCAGTTCTAATAAAGAAAGAGGCTCACGTCGAATTTTTTCAACGTGAGCCTTTTCATATGATCGATCTCTTGCTAATATTAAGTTGTCCAAAAATAATAAAGGAGAGACCTACCATGTATAAAAATTATAACACATCTGAATTAGAATTGGATATCACTTATTCAATGAAATTACCTGCTGATCATATTGCTGTTTTGATCAGTCATTTTGTTGATTCGATCCCCCAAGATATTCTTTTAGAGGACACTTCACATACCGGTCGTCCAGCTTTTCATCCAGCTATGCTTTTAAAAATGACTTTATTTGCTTACCATGAATCCGTCTTTTCTGGTAGAAAGATCGCTAAATTGAATCAATACTATCTTCCAATGATGTGGTTAAGCGGAAATACTTCTGTTAGTTATAAGACTATCAATAACTTCCGGTCAAGTGATCATGCTAAAGAAATCATCGAAAAAGCCTTTGTGCTGTTTACCTTGCTTCTATCTAAAAATGGTATGTTAGATGCCGATGAAGCTTTATTTATTGATGGTACTAAATTAGAAGCTGATGCTAATCGCTATAGTTTTACCTGGAAAAATGCTTCTGATAAGTTTGAAAAGTCGCTTGATGAAAGAGTAGCTAAGACCTATGACGAGCTGATCCAACACCAAGTTGATATCGCTATTTCAAAAGATATGCTGGGGTCCAGTGATGCGATAAAGGAGCTTATTAAGGGGACCGATCTTAAATTAGATGCGATTGAAGAAGATATCGCTACTGAACCTAAAGTCATAAAAGGTGGTTCAAAAAATAAGCGAGCTCGTCGAAGACTAAAAAGCATCAAACGCAAACTCCAAACTGATCTTCTGCCAAGAAAAGAAAGATACGAACGTAATAGGAAGATCTTTCAGGGACGAAATAGCTTCTCAAAAACAGATAATGACGCTACTTTTATGCGTTTAAAGGAAGATCATATGAAAAATGGGCAACTAAAGCCTGCTTACAATTTACAGATCGCGACTAGCGGTCGCTTTGTCCTACATTATGATATATTTCCTAACCCAACGGACACACGGACATTAGTGCCATTTTTAAAATCTTTTACTAACTTAGAACTATTCAAATATATAGTGGCGGACGCTGGATATGGGAATGAAGCTAACTATCAGGCTGTTACTGATATGTTTGAAAAAATTCCCTTGATGCCCTATCCAATGTATCAAAAAGAACAGAGTCGCAAATACAAAAAAGATCCACGCAATATCAAAAATTGGACATATCATGCAGAAGATGATTATTATACAGATCCTGACGGTGTAGTATTTAAGTTTCAAAGATACAGTTCAAGTGTGGACAAATATGGATTCAAAAGAAACTTTAAAGTTTACGTAGCTGATGTTTTCCAGGCCACTAAAGAACTTGAAAACTTAGCTAAGACACCTAAGGGCTATCAGCGAACTAAAGCCATAAATTATAACTGGGAATTTTTTAAAAATAGTGCCGCAGAAGACCTTTCAAGTGAAAAGGGTTCAAAGATCTACGCGAGAAGACGTACAGATGTTGAAACCATTTTCGGAGATATGAAGGGTAATTTTGGCGTACGCCGAGTACATGTTAGAGGAGAGAAAGCAGTTCGAAATGAGATCGGACTGATACTTTTGACGATCAATATATCAAAATTATGGCACCTATTCAAAGAAATAGGGGGAGGATTTTTGAAAAAACGATCCGAAAACAAGCATAAAAGAAAAATACCTGATCAAATTTCTCAAAAACGAGATTTGATCAGGTATTTTTAGTTCAGGCTAGTAGTTTTTTCCCAGCCCCATCTTAGTTTTAAGATCTTTTGCGTAAAAAGAAGTAGCCACCGCCGACAAATACAAAGGCTAAGATGATGACTGCAACTAAAGAGTATGTCTCAAGGAGTGCCACGATCTGTGGCCAAGCCGAGCCGGCCATACGCCCAACGATGATCAAAACAAAGTTCCAGATCAAAGTCCCAAGCGTTGTGAGTAAGATGAAATTACCAAAGCGATAATGAGTCATCCCCGCTGGGATCGAGATCAAAGAGCGTACTACTGGGACAAAGCGCCCAAAAAACAAAGCTGCGATCCCGTGACGTTTAAAAAAGTCAGTTGCTTTATTCAGATCAGCTGGTTTAAAGTGGAGGACTTTACCGATCCGTCCATGTAGTAGCTTTTCTAACCGTTCGACTGATAAAAAGTGACCGATAGCATATAACGCCATCGCGCCAAGAACAGCCCCGATCGTAGCTGCAATGACAGCTCCAAAGATATTCAAACCAGCGGTAAGTGTCAAAAATCCCGTGAAAGTCAAAATGACTTCTGAAGGGATCGGGGGAAATACATTTTCAAGGGCAATCAGCAGTGCGATCGCAAGATAACCATATTGTCCGATCAAGTCGGTCATGACTGTTGTGTCCATTTGATCCTCCGTCGTTAAATGACATGTTTATTTTATTATGATTTTAGCGAGAAAACATTGAAAAAACAATTTTAAAGTCGAGATTTTCCAAAAAATTAAAAAAGATCGAAAAGTCGAACTTTTCGATCCATCAAGCTATTTAAGCCAAAAATATAAAATAACTAAAATACCTAAAACGATCCGATACCAGCCAAAGACTTTGAAAGTATGTTTTTTGATATATTGCATCAAGAATTTGATCGCAATGATCGAAGTAATGAAGGCTGTTACTAATCCGACAGCTAGGATCAAAGCTTCTAGCGGAGTAAAGACGAGCCCAAATTTAACGAGCTTGAAAAGAGCTGCACCAAACATAACAGGGATCGCTAAGAAGAACGTAAATTCAGTTGCGACTGTACGCGAAACGCCTAAGAGCAAAGCTCCGACGATCGTTGCACCTGAACGTGATGTTCCGGGGAAGATCGCAGCGATCAATTGGAAAAAACCGATCAAGATCACTGTGTAATAAGATAACTCAGCGATCGAAGTGATCTTTGGTTGCTTATGCTTATGAGCATCTTCGATCCAGATAAAGGCGATCCCAAAAACGATCAAAGCGATCGCAACACAAGTTGGATTATAAAAGAGACGTTCAAACGTATCATTGAAGGCAACGCCGATGATCCCGGCTGGGAGGCAAGCAATAAAGA
This window of the Ligilactobacillus faecis genome carries:
- a CDS encoding DNA topoisomerase III — protein: MKRLVLAEKPSVAKDLAQILGATKKNKNYYEGPNYVVTWALGHLLTLKMPEDLKKEWQTWQMETLPMLPKYIGIKPLPKTRVQLKTIGQLAKRKDITEAVIATDAGREGELVARWILEYVRFNKPVKRLWISSQTTKAVKAGFASLRPAKDYDNLYYSALARANADWLVGLNVTRALTVKYQDNLSAGRVQTPTLALVAKQEEKIARFIPQKYFILSLEALGKTAKLSQKDPQAFKTRAQVEEKLQALQKQQGKVTKISFKEKTIPAPLPYDLTELQRVANERYGYSAKKTLSLVQSLYEIHKVVSYPRTDSKYLSNDLKSTLKERLRALSGMFPEAKEYLGQAKVVQKKAFNDAKVTDHHALIPTEQSPDFSKLSSDEHRIYGLIAQRFLGLFTPAYREKQEKVTVNFGSDTFIFIQTQVLEAGWKETTTEQEQNVAFREGAVIAPNFSFKEALTTPPKPLSEGTLLAQMERYSLGTPATRAEIIEKLVKTELMERNNNSLRVTKKGQQLLELVNPELVSPELTAKWEKQLEQIAQGKYESKAFLAEIRNDTKRLVREVKNSEQKYQDFSLTKKKCPKCGAFLKEKKVRDGKLLVCTNEACDYKRRAEAKVSNHRCPVCHKKMLIVTGKNGDYFRCKYDGTTEKLTGGKKQKKKMTKHEERRLLKKINQDDEPQESALAQALKAALGKED
- a CDS encoding DUF454 family protein, with amino-acid sequence MLDQVKRLLWLLLAIFSFIFGVIGILLPVVPQVPFFLLGFYSLSKFSTRFHNWMVNTKVYRKLQKILDEKIAEAQSQSENIKQAWYKVLWLKFLLLAKN
- a CDS encoding ATP-dependent DNA helicase — encoded protein: MLKMIKTDYQKACALLRKGQPKAAQLKFEAVRQRDATYRSVNYFLAKCLYLNGAPKDQCIALLEAHLALKEAKNQKTAEQLLLKLDPLRLPPKKLRFKFVRWAKNKTPIAQTSAKRFQKYRFFLNGLSELQKEQFSQGKWQEFKIKTLKPLRFKDYLACTVADERTYYRKYLKDLPDAYLRTQFNDHLENDEFFKQRFERSKVFALLQVPGFKRQKIAELLTLNGLNDETVRKHLQSCEDLIYLKKAGEVLPLSAKQNFADPQLLVDFGYLCPKECQQTLHLATKCQYEREFKEFLQKKTRKKLPFKAEKFAPTKEQIAFIEWLKQSKRAVVSLLGVGGSGKTYTLGKILDKEKALALAPTHKARLNLAANGFMHNDTLQHILYELEQGNETCLTDYDVVLVDEVSMATLEDLVHLTKEGVGSVRFILIGDEKQLPPVTQDEDALSVCGDALKLIKEYGQCFYFRKNLRCTVQATKELIAACRSCDLDYLAKTPYFKTARGKEMIIDKYQHQSLQECLILAYRNHTVGLINQQFFRILSKNKTKVVPFYFQNNFGRGGFFVGAQVVFYHNDDSHQNYGYSNSEFGKIVGLELEGAFEQRFVYVETDVKQYKLPLERAIKDLLLAYALTIHKAQGSGAKRVYILEPENYGLAYTAVSRAKESIIFVGCEREQLMAGLQRPTLQKQNVSI
- a CDS encoding SAM-dependent methyltransferase, whose amino-acid sequence is MFNNFFLKEVLEHSFNIPVQVTYANGKTEQYGDGEPQAKITFHRDISMKELVHNASLTLGEAYMDKEIEIEGSIQDLITSAYESAGSFLNNKKLKRFLPKQSHTETKSKSDVQSHYDIGNDFYRLWLDETMTYSCAYFKRPQDTLEEAQINKVHHIINKLDPKPGKTLLDIGCGWGTLMLTACKEYDLNVVGITLSQEQYDFVNRRIKEEGLEERATVILEDYRELKHAPFDYITSVGMFEHVGKENLGEYFKKISEYLKPDGIALIHGITRQQGGAVNAWINKYIFPGGYVPGLTENIEHILDAGMQVTDLETLRRHYQKTLEMWDQNFRRVLPEVQKTHDERFIRMWDLYLQACAASFESGNIDVIQYLITKGPSGNNLPLTREYMYQA
- a CDS encoding IS1182 family transposase, which encodes MYKNYNTSELELDITYSMKLPADHIAVLISHFVDSIPQDILLEDTSHTGRPAFHPAMLLKMTLFAYHESVFSGRKIAKLNQYYLPMMWLSGNTSVSYKTINNFRSSDHAKEIIEKAFVLFTLLLSKNGMLDADEALFIDGTKLEADANRYSFTWKNASDKFEKSLDERVAKTYDELIQHQVDIAISKDMLGSSDAIKELIKGTDLKLDAIEEDIATEPKVIKGGSKNKRARRRLKSIKRKLQTDLLPRKERYERNRKIFQGRNSFSKTDNDATFMRLKEDHMKNGQLKPAYNLQIATSGRFVLHYDIFPNPTDTRTLVPFLKSFTNLELFKYIVADAGYGNEANYQAVTDMFEKIPLMPYPMYQKEQSRKYKKDPRNIKNWTYHAEDDYYTDPDGVVFKFQRYSSSVDKYGFKRNFKVYVADVFQATKELENLAKTPKGYQRTKAINYNWEFFKNSAAEDLSSEKGSKIYARRRTDVETIFGDMKGNFGVRRVHVRGEKAVRNEIGLILLTINISKLWHLFKEIGGGFLKKRSENKHKRKIPDQISQKRDLIRYF
- a CDS encoding DedA family protein: MDTTVMTDLIGQYGYLAIALLIALENVFPPIPSEVILTFTGFLTLTAGLNIFGAVIAATIGAVLGAMALYAIGHFLSVERLEKLLHGRIGKVLHFKPADLNKATDFFKRHGIAALFFGRFVPVVRSLISIPAGMTHYRFGNFILLTTLGTLIWNFVLIIVGRMAGSAWPQIVALLETYSLVAVIILAFVFVGGGYFFLRKRS
- a CDS encoding undecaprenyl-diphosphate phosphatase → MLIEILKAFLFGLVEGITEWLPISSTGHMILLDQFVKLDVSKSFYSMFEVVIQLGAILAVVVIYWHKIWPFHKARPNERGVWRFMDRDIMIMWFKIFIACLPAGIIGVAFNDTFERLFYNPTCVAIALIVFGIAFIWIEDAHKHKQPKITSIAELSYYTVILIGFFQLIAAIFPGTSRSGATIVGALLLGVSRTVATEFTFFLAIPVMFGAALFKLVKFGLVFTPLEALILAVGLVTAFITSIIAIKFLMQYIKKHTFKVFGWYRIVLGILVILYFWLK